A section of the Pseudanabaena mucicola str. Chao 1806 genome encodes:
- a CDS encoding phosphatidate cytidylyltransferase — translation MEINLATPVLYTFAGIFGLLAIASFTVLGLALCDQQNDYSELKARIKSWWIMVSIFSLAILLKQPTSIAFFMLLSFIALREYLSLIPTRLSDRRVLLWAYLAIVLQYFWIYIGWYGMFLIFIPIYMFLFLPMRMLLNGETEGFLNAISTLHWGLMLNVYTISHLSYLIMLPLNGNPIVGGTGLVVYLLLLTEINDIAQYIFGKLLGRHKIVPKVSPNKTIEGLLGGILTTTGLAIALAPWLTPFDLPHSACLGLLLSLTGFIGDVNISAIKRDLGIKDSGALIPGHGGILDRIDSLTYTAPLFFHFTVYFYYYGQLL, via the coding sequence ATGGAAATAAACTTGGCAACTCCAGTACTTTATACCTTTGCAGGCATTTTTGGATTGTTGGCGATCGCTTCATTTACAGTCCTCGGCTTAGCATTGTGTGATCAGCAAAATGACTATAGCGAACTGAAAGCCCGCATCAAATCTTGGTGGATTATGGTCTCAATTTTTAGCCTTGCCATATTGCTGAAACAACCTACTTCCATTGCCTTTTTTATGTTGCTCAGTTTTATCGCCCTCAGAGAATACCTCTCCCTTATTCCCACTCGTTTGAGCGATCGCCGAGTTTTACTTTGGGCTTATCTAGCGATCGTACTCCAATATTTCTGGATTTACATTGGCTGGTATGGCATGTTTCTGATCTTCATTCCCATCTATATGTTCCTATTCTTACCGATGCGAATGTTGCTCAATGGAGAAACTGAAGGTTTTTTAAATGCGATCAGTACGCTCCATTGGGGACTGATGTTAAATGTCTATACCATCAGCCACCTCTCCTATTTGATCATGCTGCCACTTAACGGAAATCCGATCGTAGGAGGGACAGGTTTAGTAGTTTATTTATTACTGCTGACCGAAATCAATGATATTGCCCAGTACATCTTCGGTAAACTATTAGGTCGTCACAAAATTGTCCCCAAAGTCAGCCCCAATAAAACCATTGAAGGCTTGCTCGGTGGCATTCTCACAACTACGGGATTAGCGATCGCCTTAGCCCCTTGGCTGACTCCTTTTGATTTACCCCATTCTGCTTGTTTAGGGCTACTGCTTAGCCTGACGGGATTTATCGGTGATGTCAATATCTCGGCGATCAAACGAGATTTAGGCATTAAGGATAGTGGCGCTCTCATCCCTGGGCATGGCGGCATTTTGGATCGCATTGATAGCCTTACTTACACTGCTCCTTTATTCTTCCACTTCACCGTTTATTTCTACTACTACGGGCAATTACTATGA
- a CDS encoding GNAT family N-acetyltransferase, which translates to MSSDIDFRLAQFIDVDPLMELVQEFYHFDRITFDDNVVKAFMALLSDENFGLILLICDRDRPIGYVALTFFFSMEYHGRCGLVDELYIREDYRGKGIGKRVFVLIEDYLKSQNMRSLSLVVDHWNSPAEALYTKLGFHREKRHLMIKHLT; encoded by the coding sequence ATGAGTAGTGATATTGATTTTCGGTTAGCCCAATTTATTGATGTCGATCCTCTGATGGAACTCGTACAGGAGTTCTATCACTTTGATCGCATTACCTTTGATGACAATGTAGTTAAGGCTTTTATGGCTTTACTCAGCGATGAAAACTTTGGCTTGATTTTGCTAATTTGCGATCGCGATCGCCCAATTGGTTATGTAGCTCTCACCTTCTTTTTTAGTATGGAATATCACGGTCGCTGTGGACTCGTTGATGAGCTATATATACGCGAAGACTATCGTGGTAAAGGAATTGGCAAAAGGGTATTTGTATTGATTGAGGATTATTTAAAAAGCCAGAATATGCGATCGCTATCTCTAGTTGTCGATCATTGGAATAGTCCTGCCGAAGCGCTCTATACCAAGTTAGGCTTTCACCGAGAGAAGCGTCATTTAATGATTAAACACCTTACTTAA
- a CDS encoding lysophospholipid acyltransferase family protein, with protein MKRILRIIFFLTTKIIVLILLGLRIQHRERLPASGAAILVANHNSHLDTLALLSLFPLSKVQHLRPVANEQYFLQQSPCLAWFARHILNIIPVSTEAGNCRENSCHHRNFFKNCAEAIAQNQILILYPEGTRGAPESLGEFRSGIAHLAKQHPDVPIIPIFLHGLGKSLPKGDFLPIPLLCWICIGESLYWNGQKQVFLQQLTERIQKLSDDRLISI; from the coding sequence ATGAAACGAATTCTTAGGATCATTTTCTTTCTGACCACAAAAATCATCGTCTTGATTCTGTTGGGATTACGCATCCAACATCGGGAGAGATTACCCGCATCAGGAGCTGCGATTCTAGTCGCTAACCACAATAGCCATCTAGACACCCTCGCTCTCTTGTCACTATTCCCATTATCAAAGGTGCAGCATCTCCGCCCTGTGGCAAACGAGCAGTATTTCCTCCAACAAAGTCCATGTTTAGCATGGTTTGCTCGACATATTCTCAATATTATTCCTGTCTCGACGGAAGCAGGTAACTGTCGAGAAAATAGTTGTCATCATCGCAATTTCTTTAAAAACTGTGCTGAGGCGATCGCTCAAAACCAGATCCTGATTCTCTATCCCGAAGGTACGAGAGGAGCACCTGAAAGCCTCGGTGAGTTTAGAAGTGGCATTGCTCATCTAGCTAAACAGCATCCTGATGTGCCGATTATTCCCATCTTTCTACATGGGCTTGGCAAATCACTTCCCAAAGGTGACTTTCTCCCTATTCCCTTACTATGCTGGATCTGCATCGGTGAGTCGTTGTACTGGAATGGACAGAAGCAAGTCTTCCTCCAGCAACTGACAGAGCGTATCCAGAAGCTATCTGACGACAGGCTAATTTCTATTTGA
- a CDS encoding CDP-alcohol phosphatidyltransferase family protein, whose protein sequence is MVSIYQCKSVFQNQLRPLVKQLATWQISPNQVTISAIWLSGVTGLALVQSTQIAKPFLPTTQSVLLFLPIALLVRMALNAIDGMLAREYEKTTKFGCILNELGDVLSDVLLYLPFALLEGIFAPLIVGIVILAIVSEMVGVLGYVIDYQRHYEGPMGKSDRALVFGVIGLILGWGIEPTQWLTILLSAVIFLQLWTIGNRIQGMLQEVESWK, encoded by the coding sequence ATGGTTTCCATCTATCAGTGCAAATCAGTATTTCAAAATCAACTTCGTCCGCTAGTAAAACAATTGGCAACTTGGCAAATTTCTCCCAACCAAGTGACGATCTCGGCGATTTGGTTATCGGGAGTGACAGGGCTGGCACTTGTGCAAAGTACGCAAATTGCGAAGCCTTTTTTGCCTACTACTCAATCAGTTTTATTATTTCTGCCGATCGCGTTGCTAGTGCGTATGGCACTCAATGCCATTGATGGAATGCTTGCCCGTGAATATGAAAAGACTACTAAATTTGGTTGCATCCTCAATGAGTTAGGAGATGTTTTATCTGATGTTTTGCTTTACTTACCCTTTGCTCTACTTGAAGGCATTTTTGCCCCCCTGATTGTCGGGATTGTGATTTTAGCGATCGTCTCGGAAATGGTCGGGGTCTTAGGCTATGTGATCGACTATCAACGCCACTACGAAGGGCCCATGGGTAAAAGCGATCGCGCATTAGTTTTCGGTGTAATTGGTTTGATATTAGGTTGGGGAATTGAGCCTACTCAATGGTTAACTATCCTTTTGAGTGCTGTGATTTTTCTTCAGCTTTGGACAATTGGCAATCGCATTCAAGGAATGCTTCAGGAGGTGGAATCATGGAAATAA
- a CDS encoding tautomerase family protein: MAQTKIYGNADFIQQHRKVLSSTIHSCVVDALNYPSEKKFQRFFPLQAEDFEYPSDRSEKYIIIEILLFSGRSVEAKKSLYHLLFERLKEKLDIAPIDIEIILIEIPRHNWGLRGVAGDELNLSYKVNV; this comes from the coding sequence ATGGCACAAACTAAGATCTATGGAAATGCTGATTTTATCCAGCAGCATCGCAAAGTTCTATCATCGACAATTCATTCCTGTGTTGTGGATGCTCTAAACTATCCATCCGAAAAGAAGTTTCAAAGATTCTTTCCATTACAAGCCGAAGACTTTGAATATCCTAGCGATCGCAGTGAAAAATATATCATCATCGAAATCTTACTATTTTCAGGTCGTTCTGTAGAAGCGAAAAAATCCCTATATCACTTATTGTTTGAGCGATTAAAAGAAAAGCTAGATATTGCCCCCATAGATATTGAAATTATCCTCATCGAGATACCGAGACATAATTGGGGACTGCGGGGTGTGGCGGGTGATGAACTCAACCTGAGTTACAAGGTCAATGTGTAA
- a CDS encoding ABC transporter ATP-binding protein: MRDYVYPQRFLIAKAFLCTLVFIGTMPLLAELLRRVAPALGKGDVNGILQLSAFTVVMFIFRGLGQYGQDSMMSQAALNAARDLRVDVYTHLQTLDLDYFAESRTGDLSYRLTEDIDRIGEVIGKFFHQFVPSVLQLIFVLAYMIYLNWILTLSTLAVAPLIALLIAWFGERMLSLSRRSQAQVSNLAALLSEIFSGIRLVRAFATESYEIARFKEEADLNSRRKYAADRVRAIQYPVVGFLEAAGICFLFLLAGWLIANNWLQPEEFVAFGTGVALLIDPISNTTNSYNELKQAEASVDRIFEMFEIQPVVTEKPNAIALPEVTGKVEYINVGFHYQSDRPVLTDINLVANKGEAIALVGASGAGKSTLMSLLMRFHDVKSGQILIDGYDIRDIQIKSLRRQLALVPQENILFSGTVASNIAFGQKDYDTQAVENAAKIANAHDFIMELPQGYDTWVGERGVNLSGGQRQRISIARAVLHNPKILILDEATSALDTESESLVQEALQRLMQGRTVFIIAHRLATIRNSDRIIVLEQGQIVESGTHDELLQKSGRYAQLHSRQFDMIG, from the coding sequence ATGCGGGATTACGTGTATCCCCAGCGTTTTCTGATCGCTAAAGCCTTTTTATGCACCTTAGTCTTTATCGGCACAATGCCTCTCCTTGCAGAATTACTGAGGCGTGTCGCGCCAGCTTTGGGTAAAGGCGATGTGAATGGCATTTTGCAACTCTCGGCTTTCACTGTAGTCATGTTTATATTTCGGGGCTTGGGGCAGTATGGGCAAGACTCGATGATGTCGCAAGCGGCTCTAAACGCAGCAAGGGATCTGCGCGTTGATGTCTATACCCATTTGCAAACCCTTGATCTGGATTATTTTGCCGAATCGCGAACTGGTGACTTGTCCTATCGCCTCACCGAGGATATTGATCGCATTGGTGAGGTCATCGGCAAATTCTTTCATCAATTTGTGCCGTCAGTATTGCAATTGATTTTTGTGCTGGCGTACATGATCTATTTGAATTGGATTTTGACGCTGTCTACGCTAGCAGTCGCACCTTTAATTGCTTTGCTAATCGCATGGTTTGGCGAAAGGATGTTAAGTCTTAGCCGCCGCAGTCAAGCTCAAGTCTCTAATCTCGCGGCGCTGCTGTCCGAAATTTTTAGCGGGATTCGCCTTGTGCGTGCCTTTGCCACCGAATCCTATGAAATCGCAAGGTTCAAAGAGGAAGCGGATCTTAATAGCCGCCGCAAATATGCCGCCGATCGCGTTAGAGCGATTCAATATCCCGTCGTTGGTTTTTTGGAAGCCGCAGGAATTTGCTTCTTGTTTTTATTGGCAGGTTGGTTAATTGCTAACAATTGGTTGCAACCAGAAGAGTTTGTTGCTTTTGGTACAGGTGTGGCTTTATTGATTGATCCCATTTCTAATACCACCAATAGCTACAACGAACTCAAGCAAGCGGAAGCTTCCGTCGATCGCATTTTCGAGATGTTTGAAATTCAGCCTGTCGTTACCGAGAAGCCCAATGCGATCGCCCTTCCTGAAGTTACAGGCAAAGTGGAATATATTAACGTGGGCTTCCATTATCAAAGCGATCGCCCAGTGTTGACAGATATTAATCTTGTCGCCAATAAAGGCGAAGCGATCGCCTTGGTCGGTGCATCAGGTGCAGGAAAATCCACCTTGATGAGTCTCTTGATGCGGTTCCATGATGTCAAGTCTGGACAGATTCTCATTGATGGCTATGACATTCGCGATATCCAAATCAAAAGCCTGCGCCGTCAGTTAGCTCTTGTGCCGCAGGAAAACATTCTCTTCTCAGGAACCGTTGCCTCGAATATTGCTTTCGGTCAGAAGGATTATGATACTCAAGCAGTAGAGAATGCGGCAAAAATTGCCAATGCCCATGATTTCATTATGGAACTTCCTCAAGGTTACGATACTTGGGTGGGAGAGCGTGGGGTGAATCTCTCTGGTGGTCAGCGTCAACGGATTTCCATCGCTAGAGCCGTTCTCCATAACCCCAAGATTCTAATTCTCGATGAAGCAACTTCGGCGCTCGACACAGAATCCGAAAGCCTTGTCCAAGAAGCATTACAGCGCTTAATGCAAGGTCGCACCGTATTCATCATCGCCCACCGCTTAGCAACCATTAGAAATAGCGATCGCATCATCG
- a CDS encoding class I SAM-dependent methyltransferase family protein: protein MLLQKSSLTYEQLLRPLPIWNPKAWYYGLMNLSLKTIGKLSQGIQIGFQYGFDSGVMLEYVYKNRPSGITALGTLIDWFYLNSQGWRGIRERSQLMKSTLREVLRTYQQQNIPCHLLDVACGGGRYDLEVLQEFTSDAIAATLRDYKLENVTKARQLALQFGVTAQIEQADAFNDADLDRVSPRPNVVIVSGLHEILPNDDLIKHHFQQLYRILDTSGTLIFTIQPQHPQLEMIARTLPAHTGLPWVMRVRSWELTRRWAEEAGFHNFQVQMEPNGIFGVVTAKKKPLI from the coding sequence ATGTTACTACAAAAATCATCCCTTACTTACGAACAACTTCTCCGTCCTCTACCAATCTGGAATCCTAAAGCTTGGTACTACGGATTGATGAATCTTTCTCTCAAAACGATTGGAAAGCTCTCTCAAGGAATTCAGATTGGCTTTCAGTATGGTTTTGACTCAGGTGTGATGTTGGAGTATGTTTACAAAAATAGACCGAGTGGGATTACTGCCTTAGGAACTCTAATTGATTGGTTTTATCTCAACTCGCAGGGATGGCGTGGTATTAGAGAGCGATCACAGTTAATGAAATCGACTCTCCGCGAGGTATTACGCACTTATCAGCAGCAAAATATTCCCTGTCATTTGTTGGATGTTGCCTGTGGTGGTGGTCGTTACGATCTGGAGGTATTGCAGGAGTTTACATCTGATGCGATCGCTGCAACTCTGCGTGATTACAAATTAGAGAATGTCACCAAAGCTCGTCAACTTGCGCTGCAATTTGGAGTTACCGCCCAGATCGAGCAGGCCGATGCTTTCAATGACGCAGACCTAGATCGGGTAAGCCCTAGACCAAATGTGGTGATTGTTTCGGGACTGCATGAGATTCTGCCCAATGACGATCTGATCAAGCATCATTTCCAGCAGCTTTATCGAATTCTCGATACATCTGGCACATTGATTTTCACAATTCAGCCGCAGCATCCTCAGCTAGAAATGATTGCTCGCACTTTGCCTGCTCATACGGGGCTGCCTTGGGTGATGCGCGTGCGCTCTTGGGAACTAACTCGCCGATGGGCTGAAGAGGCGGGATTTCACAATTTTCAGGTACAAATGGAACCCAATGGCATTTTTGGAGTTGTTACTGCCAAGAAGAAACCGTTGATATAA
- the crtH gene encoding carotenoid isomerase produces MTQTLNADVIVIGSGIGGLVTATQLAAKGASVIVLERYLIAGGSGGYFERNGYRFDVGASMIFGFGDRGTTNLLTRALAAVNMKMETIPDPVQIHYHLPNNLEIEVHRDYEQFIKELGDRFPHEREGIRKFYDECWKIFNCLNAIELLSLEEWRYLMRVFFQNPLACLGLAAYLPQNAGDIAKKYIRDPELLQFIDMECYCWSVVPADRTPAINAGMVFSDRHYGGINYPVGGVGKIAEKLAEGLDKAGGEIRYGARVTQIIPQAKSGKGAIGVKLASGETLYAKKVVSNATRWDTFGNLLKDEPLPSGEKGWQSRYQKSPSFLSLHLGVEASAIPDDAACHHILLEDWNDMQKEQGTIFVSIPTLLDRSLAPEGHHIVHTFTPSWMIEWEGLSPSEYEAKKNEAARKLCDRLLAIFPKLEDCLDYQEVGTPRSHRRFLGRADGTYGPIPTGKPLGLLGMPFNRTSIPDLYCVGDSTFPGQGLNAVAFSGFACGHLVASSLGLV; encoded by the coding sequence ATGACGCAAACACTCAATGCGGATGTAATTGTAATTGGCTCAGGGATTGGTGGATTAGTCACCGCGACCCAATTGGCGGCGAAGGGGGCAAGTGTAATTGTCCTAGAACGCTACTTGATTGCAGGGGGTAGTGGTGGTTACTTTGAGCGCAATGGCTACCGTTTTGATGTGGGTGCATCGATGATATTTGGCTTTGGCGATCGCGGTACGACCAATCTCCTCACCCGTGCGCTAGCGGCGGTAAATATGAAAATGGAAACGATTCCCGATCCCGTGCAGATCCATTACCACTTGCCAAATAATCTCGAAATCGAAGTGCATCGTGATTATGAGCAATTTATTAAAGAATTAGGCGATCGCTTTCCCCATGAGCGTGAGGGGATTCGTAAGTTTTACGATGAATGTTGGAAGATTTTTAATTGCTTAAATGCGATCGAGTTGCTGTCCCTTGAGGAATGGCGCTACTTGATGCGGGTATTTTTCCAGAATCCTCTTGCTTGCTTAGGCTTAGCTGCTTATTTGCCCCAAAATGCAGGAGATATCGCCAAGAAATATATTCGCGATCCTGAGTTGTTGCAATTCATTGATATGGAATGCTATTGCTGGTCAGTGGTTCCTGCTGATCGCACTCCTGCGATTAATGCAGGGATGGTGTTTAGCGATCGCCACTATGGCGGCATTAACTATCCCGTCGGTGGCGTGGGTAAGATTGCTGAAAAATTAGCGGAAGGTTTGGACAAAGCGGGTGGTGAAATTCGCTATGGAGCAAGAGTGACCCAGATTATTCCCCAAGCTAAATCGGGTAAAGGGGCGATCGGTGTAAAGCTGGCGAGTGGTGAAACTCTCTATGCGAAGAAGGTTGTTTCTAATGCCACACGTTGGGATACCTTTGGGAACTTGCTCAAGGATGAACCTTTGCCAAGTGGTGAGAAAGGATGGCAATCGCGCTATCAAAAATCTCCTAGTTTCTTGAGCTTGCATCTTGGTGTTGAAGCTTCCGCTATTCCCGATGATGCAGCTTGTCACCATATCTTGCTGGAAGATTGGAACGATATGCAGAAAGAACAAGGCACGATTTTTGTGTCGATTCCCACATTACTCGATCGCTCCCTTGCCCCTGAAGGTCATCACATTGTGCATACCTTTACACCTAGCTGGATGATTGAATGGGAAGGTTTATCACCTTCAGAATATGAAGCGAAGAAAAATGAGGCAGCGAGAAAATTATGCGATCGCCTGTTAGCGATTTTCCCCAAATTAGAAGATTGCCTCGACTATCAAGAAGTGGGCACACCTCGCAGTCATCGTCGCTTCCTCGGTCGTGCCGATGGAACCTATGGACCAATTCCTACAGGTAAACCTTTAGGACTATTGGGAATGCCTTTTAATCGGACTTCAATTCCTGATTTATATTGTGTGGGTGATAGCACTTTCCCTGGACAAGGTTTAAATGCAGTAGCATTTTCGGGCTTTGCCTGTGGACATTTGGTGGCATCATCTTTAGGACTTGTATAG